AACCTCGAAATCGAAAATAAAAGTGGGTTAGAAAATGAGAATAAAATCTCTGAAACCTCGGACCTTCCCGCTAGAGCTGACCGTGAAAATGGAATAGAAAAGCATTTCTAAAGTCGCGAATATTGAAATGTATTGCATTTTCTGAAAACTTAAAAAACGGTCTATTTTCATGGTGAAAAATCTTAAATATTAACCGGGACACAACAAAGTGTCACCCGCCTTAAACAGCGGTTCTTGCTCGTCACCGCGTAACGCACATCTGTCGATATGCACCCGCCACACGAAGCGCGTTATCAGCTGCGCCCTCAGTTCATGCAGCCGCATAAGCTTGATAGGCTCTGGATGACACGCGACGGCTTCTTCGATATTTGCGAGGCTTTGCTGCAGTTCATGCGAAATGTGCGGAATTGTAGGAGTGTACTTTTCTGAAGTGATATAATCTAGAATCTTCGCCACTTCCTTAGAGAATGCGAGGGCATTAAGATGATGGTCCGACAAAGCCCCTCAAGGGTGATGTGTAATGATTACTGGCATCGCCCGCAGATTGCTAACAAAGATAAACTGCATTCACTACGGCGCATGGCCTGTGACGCAGCAATAGAGGCCCATGTTTCCCGCTGGCCAGCCTAGGTTACCCGACTAGGCCTTGAACCAACTTATATAaaaacttctttctctctctaacTCCGATTCCGGCATCCGCCGAGTGTGCGTGTCCTACCATTGAATTCCTCctgcttttaacgcgatagggttaaggagctcgtgtagcagaaaagccggtgtgggcgtcggcggcgttggccgtgagcgaaaaatcctcctcctcttcgcaatgtaccccactgcctcAACAGATAGAACGCAATGGCATTACGCCGCCGTTGCCCGAGTAGAGTTGGGCCCGGCTGCGAGTCTAGCGCGGGAGCGCTGCCGAAGGCTGCGCCCGACTAGAGTTCAGCTCTGCTGGGAGGCTAGTCCTGCCACCGCGCAGAGGGAGGCCAGCCGGCGCTCCCCTTCCTGCTCGCTGCTGCTGATGTACGCGCTCCCTCCCCCTCGGGCTGTGCGCTGCGTGGTTTGCTGCTCCGCGCGTTCGTTCCACCTGTATCCCTCTCCCCAGAATAATTCGtagtaccaaccaccaccaccaccaccatttcaccgcaaggcgtcgcgccgaacgagcgatggcgttctgtggactccctggcagtgctgcaacacgctgccgcgttccactcttaaaggcgaagcttaagcgtcctctaattttcttttctctGGGAGTGTTCGCGAGACTAAACCGTTTGGTGCCAGAACCTCTCTACATAACTCTGCTGCTCTGTCTGCCCATCCCGTCAAGTGACTCTCACTCTCTAATTCTATAAGCCTGTCTCTCTAATTCCGCGAGGAAGAGTCAGAAGTATTTGATACTATAGCACACAGAGATTCATCACTGTTTTTATCCTCTCGCAGCTTTTTTTATGCCGCCTCATTTCACCACATTTTTTGGCCTCGTTACAAATTACGAGGCGCACATTGCAAGCCAAGAAAGGCGTGGTAGGTCCAAGTGTGGTAAGCTTCGTACTTACTCTGGCCTGTGCGATTTGACTGCCCGACAAAGCAGTTTCCCGGCTCAATATAAAGAATGTTTTGAATGTCCTTCTCTGTCTCTGAAAATGAAAAGCAAGGCCTCAAACAATCTTTTCTTTAGAGTGAATGTCTGAGTCGCAGAAGAAAAACTGTTCTgccttcgacgacttttaaaattacCAATGTGAGTATTGTTTTGGTAGCGCGCAAACCAATGTGAGAAGAGGCACGCATATAAGCACAAATCATGGGCAGGTTGATTTCGTGAACTATAATGTAAGCTGCCTTAAAATGATCGTCTCTGTGGGCTACTCTTCATCTTTTGTCCATTTTTTGCTCTGTACCACTCGCTATAAGTTAAGCACAATTTTGCTGCCGCGATGCATCTGACAGAAACTTCCTTCGTGGAATTCTCACACGCAATGTTGTGCAGCTTGTTGTCTGTCACTGGGAAGACATTTTAACCACAAGCTTTTCTTGTGAGGTAAGCCCCTACTGCTTTGACCATGCTATGTTCGCACCCCTTGCTTATTAAATTTATTGCATACAAGTTATATATAGCAGGAATATATGTTTCAAAAGCAAACAAAGGGAATTAATGCGTTGCATGAAGTCTTATGTAAATGACCACACGGTCCTGGTCTGGTGTATGCTGTCAGCGTTAATGTGGCTGTCTTCGATAAAAGCTTGAACTGCATGCTTTTGATTAAGGTTGCACTAAATACCTTCGTGATATTTCCGCTCCATGTGCTTAAAGGTCGTAATGAGGACCGCTAGCAGTAAAGAAAACGGACAAAATAATTTCTCTACATATTATCTACATTTTCATGCATTTATAAAATCTAGCTAGTAATTCTCGCGGCGAGCTCTGTTCCGTTCTTGTCAACATTTTACAGCCTCCCCTATTGCGACGGCCACAGCTCTTAATAAATAGCCACCCCCGTTTTCTACTTACGCTGCCGAAGAGATGACTGTGTTTCATCCTTCTTCCAGAGCGCTTGAATTTAAATATAAGCATGGGCCCTCCTAACTTAAGGGTCAGTGAATTGGCTTTCAGTGTAGCAGGCTTCGCGAATACGGTGACAAATTATTTTGGAAAGCGTATTTTATTATAAGTGTACAGTATATAGATTTATTTCTGCAGTGCAGTCGAAAAACTCAGTCAGAACATGACTGAACATGGTGAAACGAATAAGGCAGCAAATGGCGCAACGTGACCAATTAAGGCGAGTTAGTCTACTCCTGCTGCTGTAAAAAATTAGTCATGGTTTTCAGTGCAGCGCTTCGTTACTAAAGTGTGTTCGGCTCGCttaacacaataaaaataaacataaatGCAGTAGGAAAGATTAGACGGAATTGCAGGGACGGAAAAGATAATCTTGAACACCGTGCAGTAATCATTTCATCCGCTCACCGTTTCCATATGCTACGCTTAAGGTCTTGTTACCCTCCACTTCAAGTGTTGCGTTCACGACGATCCTGAAAGAGTTAGCGATGAAAACATTACATAGTTGGTCTTACTTAAATACTACTTCTCCTATAAGCATCATTGACGGTGGTGGTGTAAATATACAGGCGAGATCAGCCTTACAGAGGCCTGTAAGCAATTGCTCCGACATGCaagagatgcggggttcgatacccagtggcactgggaatcgatcGGCGATAAAATGGGCATAAGCTCTCCACTTGCCTGGTACCCGATTTAGTCGCGGCTCAAGGTTTCAGAAACGGGTCTCTGACCCCACAttgcttaataaaaaaaataccttgtggcaTGGCGCTGTTCGCCAATAGCTACACGTGCCACAGAAAACATCATCaccattggcgacatatttttaaaatttcgcTGGAGAAAGCTCCACAAGATGCCACGTATGTAGATCATAGCTGCCCTCACAGCACATTTTTCTAAGACACGAAAACAGCATCTGTAGTGAGTCCACATTTCGGCTATACTAGGAAGAGATCAACATGCCAACTCCCACTCCTATTCATCGAAGTTCTGCTCGTCTGTCAGACACATCGAATGAAATTATAGGTGTTCTTTTTTGCGCGTCGGTGTTTTCCTTACCTTGCATAATTTCTGGGGAGATTTCTATTTTGCTATCTCTTCCTACTTCTATTAACAATTTGGGGCTTTAATAAGCAGTTATTATCAGCTGTGCTCCCGAGCGCTTATAATAATTAAATATTCTAATTATTGCTGCAAGTATGACCTGTATTTCTGCAGATAATATAAGTACCGCTTAGCATAAACGCTTCGCTTCCAACTCTCCAAAGGTATCATAATACTCTTGTGAAAAGCAAGTCTCATTGATCTACTTCCGCTTCGGAATAAAATGTATGAACATGACAAAATGTTTAGCGACTAATCTAAATCTATATTTAGTGACTAGCACTATATGAAATTAGCGAATTAATGCCGGTTATTCTTGGGTTTTATCACTACACTACACCAACAAAACGTTGTAGCATCCGCGCTTGAATTCGACCCGGTCATAGATTTTCTCAGGCTGTGAGCTTAGTTTAACACACCGTATTTTTCAGAATAAACACTTTGTAATTAACTCAACTTCACATGACTTATAATTACGACACACATATCCTCCACAAGCGCGTCAGATTTGAGGCGTAAATATTCTTCTTGAAGTCTGTTATTGAATTTCTCAGTTTTGCTCTATTAGAGGCGGTTGTCCACCATTTGAGTAACCGCTCGGCATCGGAAAACAATTTTTCTCTGCTCACTAAACGTTCATATGCACGATCTAGCCCAATGTACACTGGAATAAAAATTAAATCATGGCAATCTTGTACAAGATATACTTCGTACTGTGCGTCCAGTAATAAGGACATTAAATCTAAGGTACTTTGGTTGCTACCCATTTGTTAAATCCCCTGCCTTCATCGCCATTTTCAAAGCAGATTATGCGAATACTCGTAGGCTACATTCAAAACGGACAGAATTTTATCCCGCGTCTTACAGATTTAAACATATCGTTTATGAGTCGCGTTCATTTAGATGTGGAATCATCAAGCGCTCTTCAGATATACTGTGTTACTTCGAAGATCACTGTATTGCCCTTACTTTATGTACTAGGCTCTTAGAGCTAACTTACGGAGTGTCGCGAGAGGCGGCTTCTCTAAATGTCACGTTGTAAGTGGCCTCATTGCCGTGTTGTGAAATGGAGGTTCTCTGGAATCGCTGGCAAAACTGCTGAGGCTCCGGGTCGCTGGTCAACGCGATGACTGCGGTTTCGCCGCCTTCCAGGAGCTGCAGATGACGACATAAACACGCACAGTGTTCAAGTCTGTCGGGAACAAAGGAATATTTGGTAAAGCCGGCACCAAGGATATCGCCTATTGCGGAACCCAAGTTTCGAAGGCAACATGGAAAGTATCCgggtgagttggtgcatgatttttGGCAAAACAGCGCGCAGGGTTACAGGACATTGACAAGAAGACACAAGGTTGTGCTTGTGTCTTATTATCTGTGTCCTGTTCACCGGCGTGTTATTTAGCTAAGTATAAATATAGCAGAGAAAACTTATTCAGCACCAAAATTTATTACAAACTATATTTCACGTAAAACATAAACGGTTATCAATTTACCGGAGTGAGTAGACTTGCGTAATACGAATTACTTATCAGCTTGGTAGGTGGGATGAACACTACCGTTTAATACAAATAAAATCTCTTGACACCATTTACGGCCGGGTAGTAGCTACGGCAACTGTATATGTGGCTATAGGCTATAACTTGATAACTACTGAAGTACTGTCTAGAGGGGCCGCTTTTATTTCAATACGTATATCTTTGAACACCGCTCGAATAACTACCAGACCACCAGCGATGTAAGTACAGTGCATTATGTTAATTTAAATTTCGATCTGCAGCATGCGAGTACTATCACGAAGTAACATCCTGCAACGAGCATAAAGAGCGTTCTGTCGGAGTTAGACGAGAAAAATTAAATTTGCAATTTGACAGCATGTTTCCTTTTATAAATTGTTAAGGTAGCACGAGGCGAAGAGAACGGCAAATGTCCTCAAAATTTTTACGCTTCAGTTAATTTTTCCGGAGCCAGCGTGTCTTTTCGTGTCTCATGGCAAACAATTATAGCTAAATACGTGTGCACAATTAACTTTAAAATGAACTATGGTCGTcaaaaatttacagaaattagcGCTTTTGATGGCCCCGCTTTTTGATGGCATGTGGTTCTGAAAGACATAATTGCCTTTTTAGTTTTTCGTTTGGTGTGTGCCCAGTGCATCCACTTGTTAAATCACAGAAACTTTTTGTTCTTTCGTGTTGTAGTTACTTTTCGAAGGAAAGACGAATAAATAAGCGAATACGACAGATGGACCAACAAGATGTTGTCCAGAGTTGAACGCTGAGTAACCGGTTAAAGACGAGGTACTCATTCCGAAGTTACCATCTTTCAGATCCATTCAATTTTCTTATCAAGTAATGGAGGTAGCTGTTACCTCAAACAAGAAATTTCACGCTAAATTATTGGCAGTTTATGATTCTTacgacacgcgttttttttttacaaatttgtTGAGTGTGGTGGTTCACGCTCCACTGCAGGCACATCCGTCTCTGCAATATACCTAATTCTGCCACAGATGATGATATGAATCTTGTCAGCAAGTATCCTActaagaaacataaaaaaaactatATTTTGCAATCTTCAAGGATACAACCGGTATGTTTCTGAGAGCTTCTGTTTTTGCTTCCTAATTAAAAGTTAACTAAAGCCTAATATGTTCTCCTTAGAGGTGTGCTTGATCTAGCTGAGGTTGTAAAGTGTGGGGATGGATTGAGACAGGCCAACCTTGAAACCCGGGCTAATATCAATTTTCAAAACTACTCGCGCCAACCTAGCAACAACTATTGTTCGAGAAGGCGGCTCAGAAGATTTTCGCCGCATGAAGGCTGAAGGCAATATTAGTCTCAACTAGCAAAATGATTATATAGTTTCAGAATTTCAGCTTTACTAGCACTTCCCACTCTAACCAAGCTGCCTTAATAGTTTTATTTGTGTATGGTAAAGCACGACTTACCCTACTTGTAAGGCATTCCTTTTCACCTTCCGTGCAGTTTTCTGCGTGGTTAAAAGTGATGAGTACTGCCGCTATCGCCAGCACCGCCACGATATTGAAGCTGCGGAACATGCTGAagctgcgaagaaaaaaaaataagacaatGGGACGGGAGGCCAGATAGCTCCTGACAACAGTATTCAAAATTTCTGTATGAAACACACCCTTAAGCTACGTGGTGAGCAGTAAGACGTTCTAACATACAGGTTGAAAATAGAGAGACCCGGAAGGTGAAGTCTCGAAGAGGTTTCCTTTATGCCCTAATGCAGGAAACTAGAAATGCAGAAGACATGAATTACAAACGTTTTAAAGAAGGGTCTCAAAGAGCAGAGAGCAAAATCACAAGGGGGAAGGGTGTGGGCGGAGAGAAACACTGACCATGATTTGTTTTACACATTCGGTAAAAATTCTCGCGCTTTAGTAAGTCACAAGCTGCATATAGGTGGTCTCAGCGAAGTACAAAAGGTTGCTAGCCTTCCACGGCCATACTAGAATATAGGAAAATGCAACAGTGCGCCTCACTGGAAAAAGGAATCATACCTCAGTGTTCAACGTCGACAATAGCTGCCACTTGCAGCAGCTCTGTAAGCACCCGTTGTACCAAGAGGGACATGTGGACCCCTTTATAGGCACGCCGAAATAAGCTTCAGCCGCATCGTTGCGACCACCTGCCAGGGCCAGCAGCTGCAAGTTCTGCTGAATTTCCTTGTCAAAGAATTGCATAAGTATTGCGATGCGTTTCTGAGAATGACGCTGGAACTTAGTGCAGGTGTCCATGGCTGCGTGGAGCtttatcttttttattttgttctccAGAACACAGCACCAATCAGGCGACTCCGTGGCAGGCATGTGGTTTCTCGGTTCCTTATATTTTAAACTTTTATTCTCACTTTTCCCATTTCTGCAGAGCTCTGGAGCTGCAAAATGAAAAACTTTgaagcaaaatttttttcttcttctgcaaATAGTTGTAACTCTGCAG
This region of Amblyomma americanum isolate KBUSLIRL-KWMA chromosome 5, ASM5285725v1, whole genome shotgun sequence genomic DNA includes:
- the LOC144134717 gene encoding uncharacterized protein LOC144134717 gives rise to the protein MFRSFNIVAVLAIAAVLITFNHAENCTEGEKECLTSRLLEGGETAVIALTSDPEPQQFCQRFQRTSISQHGNEATYNVTFREAASRDTPIVVNATLEVEGNKTLSVAYGNETEKDIQNILYIEPGNCFVGQSNRTGQILYLFKFVPGKQDDCSCIKKFKELSGGKVTVLRDQRICKDMSAQP